The Breoghania sp. L-A4 sequence GATGCGGATGGATCAGCCGTAGCGATACGGGCGTCCGGCCTTCTGCATGTCGGCGTTGTACTTCTTGAAGATGTCCACGACCTTCTTCTTGGTCTCGGATTCGGCGGCGATCTCGTCCCAGAACTTGACCGCGGCGTCCTCGACCGTGGCCCATTCCGCGTCCGGAATGGTGGTCAGCTTCATCTTGGTGCCCTCGACGCGCAAGGACGCCTCGCCGCCCCAGTACCACCACTGGCGATAGTAGTGCGACGCATCCATGGCGAGCTGCAGCATGGTCTTGAGGTGATCGGGCAGCTCGTTCCAGCGGTCCATGTTGGCGAAGAAGGAGCCGGCCCAGGCGCCCGAGATGTTGTTGGTGAGGAAGTAGTTGGTCACGTCGGCCCAGCCCACCGTGTAATCCTCGGTGATGCCCGACCAGGCGATGCCGTCAAGCTCGCCGGTCTGCACCGCGACCTCGATGTCTTCCCACGGCAGGGTGACCGGCACGACGCCGAACTGCGCCATGAAGCGGCCGGCGGTCGGGAAGGTGAAGACGCGCTTGCCCTTCAGGTCCGCAAGCGAGTTGATCGGATCCTTGGTGGCGAAGTGGCACGGATCCCAGGAGCCGGCGGAGATGTGCTTGACGCCGACCTTGGCATATTCCTCTTCCCAGATTTCCTTCAGCCCGTACTGGTTGAACAGCACCGGCACGTCGAGGGAATAGCGCGAGGCGAAGGGGAAGTAGCCGCCGAAAACGGTGACCTCGGTCGGCGAGGCCATGGAGTCGTCATCGGACTGCACCGCGTCGATGGTGCCCTTCTGCATGGCGCGGAACAACTCGCCGGTGGGCACCAGCTGATCGGCGAAATAGAGCTCGATCTCCATCTGGCCGTTGGCGGCCTGGTTGAAGGCGTCGATGTGCGGCTTGATGACGTGTTCGGCCAGGGCCGGACCGGCGTAGGTCTGCAGGCGCCACTTGATCGGCGCCTGGCCGTGCACGGCGGGAGCGGCGAGCGTGGTGGCGCCGGCGGCGGCAACGCCCGCGATGCCGGCGTTCTTGAGGAAATCGCGTCTGTTGGTCATGCTGAATAGTCCCCTATTGGTGGTTGCTCAGATGTGCGACGTGTTCGTCTTGTCGTTCTTGTATGCGCGGGATGGGCCGCTGTTTGTCAGTCTTGTCCTGTCCCGCTAGCGCATAGTCTCCCGTGCTCGTGTCGCGGCGCCAAGGCCGCGGCGGTCTCGCGTTATTTCCCGTAAACGAGGTCGGGCAGCCAGAGGGCGATCTGCGGAAACATCATCACCAGCGTCAGCGCCAGCACCATGACCAGCGCAAAAGGGATGATGGACCGGTAGATGTCGCCGAGACCGATTTCCGGAGGCGCCATGGCGCGCATCAGGAACAGATTGTAGCCGAACGGCGGCGTCATGTAGGCGATCTGGGTGGTGATCGTGTAGAGCACGCCGTACCAGATGAGATCGAAGCCGAGACCCTCGACCAGAGGCACGTAGAGCGGTGCGACGATGACCAGCATCGCCGTGTCGTCGAGAAACGTGCCCATGATCAGGAACGACAGCTGCATCAGGATGAGGATCATCCAGGGGTTCAAACCGAGCTGCTGGGTGAACAGGCTGTCGATGGCGTTGACCGCGCCCAGGCCATCGAAGATGGCGCCGAACCCCAAGGCCGCCAGGATGATCCACATGAACATGCATGAGATCGCCAGCGTCTGGCGCACGGAGACCTCGAAGACCGCGCGCGTCATCCGTCCTTTGACGATGGCGGCGAGAAAGGCGGTGAGCGCGCCGATGGCGGAGCTTTCCACCAGCGAGGTCCAGCCGTTGACGAAGGGCACCATCATGGTCGCGAAGATCACCAGCGGCAGCAGGCCCGCGCGCAGCAGACGCAGTTTTTCCGCAAGCGAAACCTGGCGCTCCTCCTCGGGCAGCACGGGACCGAGGTGCGGCTGCAGCCGGCAGCGGACGTAGATGTAGACAATGAACAGCCCGGCCATCATCAGCCCGGGCATCACGCCGGCGAGCCACAACTGGCCCACCGGCTGGCGCGCGATCATCGCGTAGAGCACCAGCACCACCGACGGCGGCACCAGGATGCCCAGCGACGAGCCGGCCTGGATGACGCCGGTGACCATGATCTTGTCGTAGCCGCGCTTGAGCAGTTCCGGCAGGGCGATGGTGGCGCCGATGGCCATACCGGCCACCGACAGGCCATTCATGGCGGAGATCAGCACCATCAGCCCGATGGTGCCGATGGCGAGCCCGCCGCGCACCGGCCCCATCCACACGTGGAACATCTTGTACAGATCATCGGCGATCTTGGATTCCGACAGCACGTAGCCCATGAAGATGAACATCGGCAGAGTGAGCAGCGGATACCATTTCATCAGCTTCATGGCGGCGGAGAAAGGGATGTCGACTCCGCCGACGCCCCACAGCAGGACGCCCGCCACAGCGCCGACGAAGCCGATGGCGCCGAACACCCGCTGGCCGGTGAGCAGCATCAGCATCATGGTCGCGAACATGAAGAGGGCGATCATCTCATGGGACATCAGAGCTCTTCTCCGCGGATTCGGCCAATGTCCCTCAAGAACTCGGCAAAGGCTTGCAGGATCATCATGATCAGACCGAAGCACATCACGGATTTGATGGGCCACAGCAGCGGCCGCCAGGCGGTCGGGCTCTGCTCCATCCGTCCGATCACCTCGCCGGCCGCGTCGAAGCCGCCGGTGAAGAATGCCTTGATCAGGCCGCCGAAGAACACCAGCGGTTCGTCTCCCCAATAGCCCAGCGAATAGGCGGTGGAGCCCAGCCCGCCGTAGAGCAGCACGCCGAGAAAATAGAGCAGGAAGAACACCGTGACGGCATCGACGCAGGCCTTGGTCTTGTGCGACCAGTCGCCGTAGAAGAGATCCATGCGCACATTGGAGCCGAGCTGGATCGAATAGGGCCCGCCGACGATGTAGTAGGCGACCATCAGGAACTGCGCGGTCTCAAGCGTCCATAGCGTCGGCGTGAAAAACGTCTTTGAGATCGACGACCACAGCAGCACGCCCATCATCGCGAAAATCAGATACATGGTGATGCGGCCGATCCGGTGATTGATCGCGTCCACCCAGCGCACAAAGGTTTTGATCGCCTGCGGCATTGCTAAGCCCGTGTTCCTGTGCTCGCGGCCGCTCGCCGCCCATATTGTCCAGGGCGGCGCGGAGGCGTGCGGCGAGCCACTGCGCAACGTCGATCTGCGCGTCTGTCGCTGCGATCAGATCATTGCGGATCTCGATCATGACATTCAACAGGCCGTGCGAAACCCCATGTTCGTGCAGCGTGTGCATCACGCCGTCGCTCTGTCCATAGGGTGCGTTGCGGCGCACGTCGAACCGCGTGTCCGAGGCGGCGGCGTCGAGCATGGCGTCGGCTAGGCGGCTGTC is a genomic window containing:
- a CDS encoding TRAP transporter substrate-binding protein; protein product: MTNRRDFLKNAGIAGVAAAGATTLAAPAVHGQAPIKWRLQTYAGPALAEHVIKPHIDAFNQAANGQMEIELYFADQLVPTGELFRAMQKGTIDAVQSDDDSMASPTEVTVFGGYFPFASRYSLDVPVLFNQYGLKEIWEEEYAKVGVKHISAGSWDPCHFATKDPINSLADLKGKRVFTFPTAGRFMAQFGVVPVTLPWEDIEVAVQTGELDGIAWSGITEDYTVGWADVTNYFLTNNISGAWAGSFFANMDRWNELPDHLKTMLQLAMDASHYYRQWWYWGGEASLRVEGTKMKLTTIPDAEWATVEDAAVKFWDEIAAESETKKKVVDIFKKYNADMQKAGRPYRYG
- a CDS encoding TRAP transporter large permease subunit — protein: MSHEMIALFMFATMMLMLLTGQRVFGAIGFVGAVAGVLLWGVGGVDIPFSAAMKLMKWYPLLTLPMFIFMGYVLSESKIADDLYKMFHVWMGPVRGGLAIGTIGLMVLISAMNGLSVAGMAIGATIALPELLKRGYDKIMVTGVIQAGSSLGILVPPSVVLVLYAMIARQPVGQLWLAGVMPGLMMAGLFIVYIYVRCRLQPHLGPVLPEEERQVSLAEKLRLLRAGLLPLVIFATMMVPFVNGWTSLVESSAIGALTAFLAAIVKGRMTRAVFEVSVRQTLAISCMFMWIILAALGFGAIFDGLGAVNAIDSLFTQQLGLNPWMILILMQLSFLIMGTFLDDTAMLVIVAPLYVPLVEGLGFDLIWYGVLYTITTQIAYMTPPFGYNLFLMRAMAPPEIGLGDIYRSIIPFALVMVLALTLVMMFPQIALWLPDLVYGK
- a CDS encoding TRAP transporter small permease subunit is translated as MYLIFAMMGVLLWSSISKTFFTPTLWTLETAQFLMVAYYIVGGPYSIQLGSNVRMDLFYGDWSHKTKACVDAVTVFFLLYFLGVLLYGGLGSTAYSLGYWGDEPLVFFGGLIKAFFTGGFDAAGEVIGRMEQSPTAWRPLLWPIKSVMCFGLIMMILQAFAEFLRDIGRIRGEEL